Sequence from the bacterium BMS3Abin14 genome:
GAACCGTTGCCAAATACAGGGAGAACATGGGAATACTGCCTTCCTCCCGAAGGAAAGAATCCCCCTGACGCTGAAACTCTCGGCGGGGTTGACTTTGACCCGCAATCATGTTTACGTCCATTTACTTTTCTTGAGGAGGACTGTAAATGCAGATCGAGGTATCGTTTAAAAGGATGGAACAAAGTGATGCTCTGCGAAGCTACGTTGATGAGAAATTGTCAAAAGTTCTCAGACCGCTGATGGACCCCGTCAGTGCGCAGGTTGTTTTGCATGTGGAAAAATACCGGCACATTGCCAAGGTGACTGTGGCGGCCAACGGTATCATTATCAAGGGCAAGGAGGAGACGAACGATATGTATTCGTCAATCGACCTCGTCCTGGATAAATTGGACCGACAGGTCAAGAAGTACAGGGAAAAGATTCAGAGCCGTGGTGATCGGGATGCTGTCAGGGTATTCAAGGCCAGCC
This genomic interval carries:
- the lrtA gene encoding light-repressed protein A, which encodes MQIEVSFKRMEQSDALRSYVDEKLSKVLRPLMDPVSAQVVLHVEKYRHIAKVTVAANGIIIKGKEETNDMYSSIDLVLDKLDRQVKKYREKIQSRGDRDAVRVFKASHKIIHDAAEPEKAHEIIQQKEIILKPITVDEAVMQMELMNKSFLLFNNANSSELNVIYVRDDGHYGLIEPRMQD